Proteins encoded in a region of the Balaenoptera musculus isolate JJ_BM4_2016_0621 chromosome 5, mBalMus1.pri.v3, whole genome shotgun sequence genome:
- the EXOSC9 gene encoding exosome complex component RRP45 — MKETPLSNCERRFLLRAIEEKKRLDGRQTYDYRNIKISFGTDYGCCIVELGKTRVLGQVSCELVSPKLNRATEGILFFNLELSQMAAPAFEPGRQSDLLVKLNRLLERCLRNSKCIDTESLCVVAGEKVWQIRVDLHLLNHDGNIIDAASIAAIVALCHFRRPDVSVQGDEVTLYTLEERDPVPLSIHHMPICVSFAFFQQGTYLLVDPNEREERVMDGLLVIAMNKHREICTIQSSGGIMLLKDQVLRCSKIAGVKVAEITELIQKALENDQKVRKEGGKFGFAESIANQRITAFRMEKAPVDTSDVEEKAEEIISEAEPPSEVVSKPVLWTPGTAQIGEGIENSWGDLEDSEKEDEDEGGSDEAIILDSIKMDTGEVSNIGSQDAPIVLSDSEEEEMIILEPDKNPKKIRTQTISATQVKAPSKKPVKKRKKKRAAN; from the exons ATGAAGGAGACGCCACTCTCAAACTGCGAGCGCCGCTTTCTACTCCGCGCCATCGAAGAGAAAAAG CGGCTGGATGGCAGACAAACCTATGATTATAGGAACATCAAGATCTCATTTGGAACAGATTATGGGTGCTGCATTGTGGAACTTGGAAAAACAAG AGTTCTTGGACAGGTTTCCTGTGAACTTGTTTCTCCAAAACTCAATAGGGCAACagaaggtattcttttttttaaccttgaacTCTCTCAGATGGCTGCCCCAGCTTTTGAACCTGGCAg GCAGTCAGATCTCTTGGTGAAGTTGAATCGCCTCTTGGAAAGATGTCTCAGAAATTCGAAGTGTATAGACACTGAATCTCTCTGTGTTGTTGCTGGTGAAAAG GTTTGGCAAATACGTGTGGACCTACATTTGTTAAATCACGATGGAAACATTATTGATGCTGCCAGCATTGCTGCAATTGTAGCCTTATGTCACTTCCGAAGGCCTGATGTCTCTGTCCAGGGAGATGAAGTAACACTG TATACACTTGAGGAGCGTGATCCTGTGCCATTGAGCATCCACCACATGCCCATTTGTGTCAGTTTTGCCTTCTTCCAGCAAGG AACATATTTATTGGTGGATCCCAATGAACGAGAAGAACGTGTAATGGATGGCTTGCTGGTGATTGCCATGAATAAGCATCGAGAGATTTGTACCATCCAATCCAGTGGTGGGATAATGCTGCTAAAAGATCAA GTTTTGAGATGTAGTAAAATAGCTGGTGTGAAGGTAGCAGAAATTACAGAGCTAATACAGAAAGCTTTGGAGAACGACCAGAAAGTTAg GAAAGAAGGTGGAAAGTTTGGCTTTGCAGAATCTATAGCAAATCAAAGGATCACAGCATTTAGAATGGAAAAGGCCCCTGTTGATACCTCCGATGTAgaggagaaagcagaagaaatCATCTCTGAAGCTGAACCTCCTTCAGAAGT TGTTTCGAAACCTGTGCTGTGGACTCCTGGAACCGCCCAAATTGGAGAGGGAATAGAAAACTCCTGGGGTGATCTTGAAGACTCTGAGAAGGAAGACGAAGATGAAGGTGGCAGTGATGAAGCTATCATTCTTGATAGTATAAAAATGGACACGGGAGAAGTCTCTAATATTGGAAGCCAAG atgCCCCTATAGTGCTCTCAGAcagtgaagaagaagaaatgatcaTTTTAGAACCAGATAAGAATCCGAAGAAAATAAG AACACAGACCATCAGTGCAACACAAGTAAAAGCACCAAGTAAAAAGccagtgaaaaagagaaaaaagaagagagctgcTAATTAA